In Anopheles arabiensis isolate DONGOLA chromosome 2, AaraD3, whole genome shotgun sequence, the genomic window CGTGCCAAAGAAACTAGGTTAAAGTTCATCACCAAAGGGGGAGTTGGTGTCAACGAAAAAGGGAAGCGATTTGATAATACGTGCGTGGCTTATCACCCCAACAGCACAGCCCTAATTCTTTCCAGCTGAAGAAACTCTTTTCAAGTCAGCCCGAAGGCATGTTCTGAATATAGACACGATCGTGATCACTGGATTAGCACCGCTCACCTCACAGAAACTGCGACTTGAAACTGCGAAATTCATGGCCATCTACAAGATCTCTCAGATTCATTGGCCCTACTAACGCTCCGACTCTTAAATGATGCACATTTTTCAATTAGCAACAATTGTTTCGGTCGCAGCACAATTAGCAACGCTCCGACTTAATGAGTACGCGGTAAACCGAAAACGGGAAACGGAAGCCACGGGACACCAACATGGGGATTGGAATAGTTGTACCACCACCAGTTGTACAATGTTGATAATGTCCGCCCCACTCGTCTTCGGGTGCGCCGGGGGGGGAAGTCCGTCCCAGCCGTCAAGTCGTGCGGCAATTGGAATCGCTCCGGAAGCGTCTTTATCAGCTATTTTAAACcgttcttcttctgctttgcggctgctgctgctccggccGTGATAAGAACAACAATCACGGACCTCTAGAAATGTGGCCCCCCAACACTCTAAGCTCAGTGGGAAAGTGTTTGCTTGTTGTAAAACGTTGATGGGGACCGTTGGAGTGGACCACCGATTAATGTTACTACTTTTCGTGCACATGTCCATGGCTTACCTCATGCACTAATACACTCTTCCTCCTTGTCGTTGTTGATTCCTTTGTAGCGCTGTATTCCGGAGTTTGAGAATGCGGCCTACCAGCTGCAGGTGGAAGCGACCAACACGTGCGGCGACGAAACCGATACGGACTTTTGCGTCCAGACGGGCTACTCCAACCGGAAGAGCTGTGACGTGTGCCATGCCGGGCAGCATTCGCCCCAATTCCTTACCGACTTCCACGACCCGAACAACCCGACCTGGTGGCAGTCGGAAACCATGTTCGAGGGCGTCCAGTACCCGAACCAGGTGAACCTAACGCTGGGCCTCGGCAAATCCTTCGACATCACGTACATCCGCATCGTGTTCCACTCGCCGCGGCCGGAATCGTTCGCGATCTACAAGCGCGTCACGCCGAACGGGCCCTGGATCCCGTACCAGTACTACAGTGCGACCTGCCGCGACACGTACGGTCTGCCCGATTCACTGTCCGTGATGAACGGCGAGGATGAGTCGCGTGCGCTCTGCACGAGCGAGTACAGTGACATCTCGCCGCTGCGCGATGGTAACATTGCGTTCTCGTCGCTCGAGGGACGCCCGTCCGCCATCAACTTCGATCACCATCTGGAGCTGCAGCAGTGGGTGACGGCGACCGACATTCGGATCACGCTGGACCGTCTGAACACGTTCGGCGACGAGGTGTTTGGCGACGCGCAGGTGCTCAAGTCGTACTTCTACGCGATCGCGGATATTGCGGTCGGGGCGCGCTGCAAGTGCAATGGTCACGCGAGCGAATGTACCACCAGCACCGCACTGGACGGGCAGCGGACGCGCGTCTGCAAGTGTATGCACTTCACCGACGGACCGGACTGTGATCGCTGTCTGCCGTTCTACAACGATGCACCGTGGGGCCGTGCGACGTCCAAAAATGTGCACGAATGCAAACGTAAGTACTCTCCATTAAACACTCCCCTCATCCGGGGACTGTTCGTTAACTACCGTTAGACAGAGGCACCCGAAAGTGAAGGGctacaacgacgacgacgacgatttcCGATTTCTGCCATATCGGCGCGATCGTCACACGGCGAGGGTTGTTACAGGTTTTTGCGCGATCTTCTCCCGTGCGCGTATGTCGAAATGCGCAAAAAGGGACCAGTTTCCTTCTATGGCCAGCACAAATCACGCAAGACGCAGCCTGACAGCGGTGCGTTCGTCACTTGTCGTCGGGGTTTGATTCCATTCCTTCGGGAACTGGTCCGTGGTGATCTTCCACATTGCTATCCTTCTAGGGCACCATCACCGCCACCGAGTGTGTTTCGCACGAATGTAGCCGCATTCGCAATCGGTAGAAGCAACCATTTGGTTGCAACTTCAGTGTAAATCCCTACctttggtgcgtgtgtgtgtgtgtgctatgaAACGGTCCAATGTGTATCTGCTGGTTCTGCTGCTCCTGTTACTGCTGCTAGCTAGTGGAACCGAACCATTTGCATTCTACACGTACCGTGATCGGAAAAGTTCTGCCAACTCCCGTGCCCGATACTTTGTCGACTGTGAGGAAGCTAGTCCAGTGTCTGGACAGACAGACAGTCCTAGTGATCACGCTCTAACCCCACATgcgttttctttctctccccccGCTCCACTCCAGCCTGCAACTGTAACGGATACTCTACGAAATGCTTCTTCGATCGCCATCTGTACAATCTGACCGGGCACGGTGGCCACTGCATCGACTGTGGTGCGAACCGGGACGGGCCGAACTGTGAGCGGTGCAAGGAAAACTTCTTCATGCGCGAAGACGGCTACTGCATCAACTGTGGCTGCGATCCGGTCGGTTCGCGGTCGCTGCAGTGCAATGCGGAGGGCCGCTGCCAGTGCAAGCCGGGCGTGACGGGCGAGAAGTGTGACCGGTGCGACAGCAACTACTTCAACTTTGGACCGCACGGTTGCCAGCCGTGCAACTGTGACGAGCGCGGCTCGCTCGACAACACGCCGTCCTGCGACCCGGTGACGGGCGTGTGCTCGTGCAAGGAAAATGTGGAGGGCCGCCACTGTCGCGAGTGCCGCCTCGGGTACTTCAATCTGGACGCGGAGAACAAGTTCGGCTGCACGCCGTGCTTCTGCTACGGGCATACGCTCGAGTGCACGAGCGCCAGCGGGTACTCGATCGTGTCGACGACATCGAACTTCAACAAGCACAAGGAAAAGTGGACCGCCATTTCGGACACGGGCGTGCCGGTGGACGTGAAGTACAACTCGCACAGCCAATCGATCGGCGTGGGAGCGAACGGCCATCGGACGGTGTACTTCCTGGCGCCGGACCGCTTCCTGGGCGATCAGCGTGCCTCGTACAACAGGCTGTTCAAGTTCCGGCTGCAGCTCGTGGGGCAGCCGCGCGTCGAAGTTAGCCCGTACGATGTGGTGCTGCAGGGTGGCAACAGTAGCATCTCGTTGCCCATCTTCGCCCAGAACCAGCGCATGCCGAGTGAGGAATCGCACGAGTTTGCGTTCCGGCTGCACGAAAATCCGGAGTACACCTGGCATCCGTCCAACTCGGGCCGTGGATTCATGTCGATTCTTAGCAATCTGACGGCGGTCAAGATCCGAGCGATCTACGGTGACTATGGGGAAGCCATACTGGATGACGTTGAGCTGCAGACGGCTCACCGTGGTGCGGCTGGACGGCAGGCAACGTGGATCGAGCAGTGTACCTGCCCGGAAGGGTATTTGGGACAGTTCTGCGAGTCGTGTGCTCCAGGCTATCGGCACAATCCGGCCCGTGGTGGACCGTTCATGCCGTGCGTACCGTGCGACTGTAACAAGCATGCGGAAATTTGCGACTCCGAAACGGGACGCTGCATCTGTCAGCACAATACGGCCGGCGATACGTGCGATCAGTGCGCGAAGGGTTACTATGGCAACGCGCTCGGAGGTACGCCGTACGACTGTAAGCGATGCCCCTGCCCGAACAATGGTGCCTGTATGCAGATGGCGGGTGATACGGTGATTTGTCTGGAGTGTCCAGTTGGTTACTTCGGTAAGTACCGAGATCAGATaaggcacacactcacacagatgCACTAATGATGCACTATTTGCACTTACTTTCAGGACCTCGTTGCGAGCTGTGCTCCGATGGATACTACGGCGATCCCACCGGTGTGTACGGTTCGGTGCGAATGTGCCAACCCTGCGACTGCAACGGCAATGTGGACCCGAACGCTGTCGGCAACTGCAACCGCACGACTGGCGAATGTCTCAAGTGTATACACAACACGGCCGGACCGCACTGTGACCAGTGTTTGCCAGGTAAGCAGCGTCGGCAGTGAAATCATCGGGGTTTATCGTGAAACGCACCTATCTTCCATTGTGCCGTGGCATTGAACCGTTGTAATCAATGTCCGATGTGCGGCGTGATAAGATAGGGTGTGATTCGTCATTTGTACGATTGTTACACATTTTCGCCAGAAAGCGACAACACGACCCTTTAGACATGCGTAACAGCTGGAAGTGTTGGTATGTTCTGTGGGTGTTGGCGTTAGTCGGTGTTCTTTCGCAAGAGCAGCAGTGTAATAATGGTACTCAAAAAAACCTATTGACAGTATGTTCTTTAACTCTCACTAATCTGTGCTTTTCTATCGTTTTGTAGGCCACTTTGGAGACCCACTGGCAGAGCCGCATGGAAGCTGCGAAGAGTGTAGCTGCTACCCGCGAGGCACGGAGCAAACGGAGAAGGGCATCTCGATCTGTGACGCCATCAACGGCAACTGTCACTGCAAACCGAACGTGATCGGGCGTACGTGCAATGAGTGCAAGAACGGCTACTGGAACATCGTGTCCGGCAATGGGTGCGAAAGCTGCAACTGCGACCCGATCGGTAGCTACAATGCGTCCTGCGACACCTACTCGGGCGATTGCTTCTGCAAGCCGGGCGTAGTGGGCAAGAAGTGTGACAAGTGTGCTCCGGCGTACTACGGCTTCTCGGAGGACGGATGCCATGCGTGCGATTGTGATCCGAGCGGCTCCAAGGGTTCGCAGTGTAACCAGTACGGCCAGTGCCCGTGTAACGATAACGTCGAGGGACGACGATGCGATCGTTGTAAGGAGAACAAGTACGATCGCCACCAGGGCTGTTTGGATTGTCCGGCGTGTTACAATCTGGTGCAGGATGCGGCAAACGATCATCGGGCCAAGTTGGCCGAGCTGAACCAGATCCTGCAGGACATTCAATCGAAACCGATTGTCATCGATGACAGCGAGTTTGCGGGCAAACTGCACGCAGTGCAGGAGAAGATCGACATTCTGGTGGAGGACGCAAAGAGTGGTTCGGGTGGGGGTGAAAAAACGTTGAACGAAATTCTGCGCGAGCTCGAGGCCCGTCTGCAGGAGGTTCAGAAGCTGCTGGACAATGCGGACCAGTCGCAGGAGGTGACAAACCACAAGATCAGCAAGGGTGGCTACAATGCAACGTTGGCGAATGGCAAGATTCAGGACGCTCGCCGTCAGCTGGACAATGCGATCGAGCTGCTGCAAACGGAGGGTAATACGGCGCTGGCACGCGCAAAGGACATCTCGGGCCATCTGGGCAATCAGACGAACCAGATCAGTGGTATTTCCCGTGAGGCACGCCAGTACGCGGACCGGTTCAAGGCGGAAGCGGACGCGAACATGAAGCAAGCGCAGGAAGCGCACAAGAAGGCATCGGAAGCATTGAAGAAGGCAAACGACGCGTTCAATCAGCAGGCCAACATTACCAAGGAGCTGGACACGAGCATATCGAGCGAGATTGCACAGGCGCGCGAGAAGCTGAACACGGTCTCGAAGCTGACCGAGCAGGCGCTGACCCGGGCACGGGAGGTGAACGACGAAGCGCTGACCCTGTTCGCGGCGGTAAATCGTACCGCACCGCCCAACATCGATATCGATAAGATCAAGAAGGAGGCGAACCAGTACAACCGGGAAGCGGACCGCATTGCTGAGGATCTTGCCAATAAGATGCGCGATCACGCtcagctgctcgaaaacgTCGGCACCAACATTGAGCTGGCGGAGACATTACTTGATAGGTTAGTAAACTGAAGGGCGGGGTGTTATTGTATTCAATAATTTTAACATTCTATTTTTGGTAATTCTTTCGCTACAGAGCTTCGTTACAGAAGGAAGATGCAGTCGATGCATTGAAGCAGTTGAAGTACGCCAAGGAGCAGGCAGAAAAGGCCGTCGCGGAGGGAGATGGTACGCTGCAGAAGGCAAACTATACCTATCAAACGCTGGCCGGATTCAAGAACCAGGTCGAGGAGTCTTCCAGACGTGCCGAGGAAGCGCTTAATCTAGTGCCGAACATTGAGCGACAGATCGTCAACTCACGGGATCTTCTTCAGCGCGCAGAAGAGGTATTGTACAACAGGAGGAGCTTGAGTCATGTTTTGAAAAGCCAATGCCTACTAACCATCCATCTCTTTACTCTTTTAAGGCACTGTACGCAGCGAGCCGAAACGCGGAGGATGCACGCAAGAACGCACAAACAGCCCAGGACAAGTACGCTGAGGAAGCATCGAAGGTAAAATGGGAAttcttgcttgcttgttgATGCTCATTTAACAGTCAACATACTTTTGCTACAGCTTGCTGAAAACATCAAGAAGCGTGCCAATGCTACGAAGAACACTGCCCGCGATCTACACCACGAAGCGGACCAGCTGAACGGACGTCTCGCAAAGACGGACAACCGACTGGAGGAGCGCGAAGCCCAGATTCGCAAGGATCTGAATCTCACGAACGAGGCAAAGGAAAAGGTTGGCCAGGCACAGCTTAACTCGAATGAGGCCAAATCGCAGGTGGACAAAGCGATGCGAGAAGTCAGCCTGATCATGTCCGAGTTGGCGAATCTGCGTGAGATCGATGTCAACAGTTTGGATGACTTGGGTAAGGACTATGGCAACTGTCTGGGCATATAGATACAACTTTGGCTAATCAATCATGTCATCGCTAAACCCCCATAGAACGTCGTCTGAGTGCTGCCGAGAAGGAACTGGAAGATGCCCAGCTGACCAAGCGGCTCAGCAGTCTGGTGGAAGCGAAAAACATCCAGAACCAGAACATCCGCAGCTATCAGAAGGAGCTGGCCGATCTGCGGCTCGAGGTCGCTAACATCGAACTAATAGCGAATTCACTGCCACCGGGATGCTTTAAGCGCACGCATCTGGAAccgtaagcagcagcagcagcagcagcagtagataGTAGATAGTAGTAGCAGCGCAGTAGGAGATCCGACGATCCGATGCAGACGTTTGAGTTTTTATATGCTAGGGAAACGCTTCCCGCCGCGATCCAAGCCGCGGCACCAATACGCAACGCAGGGTAGCAAATACGAAATCACGCACCCGAATGCGTGCTTACAAAACAATGACAAAATGTGCCACAACAAAACcagcaacgaaaacaaacacctACTAAACTACTAATTGCCCCCGTGCAAACAACCCGTCTTCATTACATTTTAATGCGATAGTTTGTAAGCGAGTAATATTTAAACGCGTTGAATCCATCAATCGTCTACGACtaaccttccccccccccgccccttAGACACTCTCCCAACTAGCCAAAACTGCCCCAACGACTGCCTCCACACGGACCGCCATAAATAAGCTGGAATGTGTTGGTGATGGCGCTTCCGCTTCAAGCAGATTCAATGATATACTGGTGCTACTACACAGAAGATATCCAGTGACTTAATTAGCGACGACTTTTCTCTTCATAATTTGTGTAGgcgtgtgagcgtgtgtaagtgtgtgtgtgtgcgtgtgtatgtgtgtccttTCCAGGTGCTATCCTATAGTAGAACGTCCGTTCGTTCGGACACTTTGTTGTCCATAGATCCAGTTTTCAATGTGACTCACCTTTAGCTATCCTTTCTACTTTCCACACACCATACTACTACCGCCCCAATCAGCTTAAGCGTGCCGCAGAAGATAACGATTCAATAAGGCAAGTTAATAAACgtactacaacaaaaaaaccaatgaACCAATGGCCGTGCGTACCTGCGTTTTAAATGTGTGTGGAGAAGGGCTCGCTCACTCCGATAGAAGCCACCATGCATCGGACATACAGGTGGGATAGAGTGGTACGTGTATAGACTCAGGCAGGAGGACTTCAAACTCGCCACCTCCCAGCCATATGTGTGTGGCCGTTATCAGTAAGCGTCGTCTTGTACATTACTTTTTAAGTGGCAATTTTCAATTCCGTCCCCAAACCCTCTGCCTCTGCCTATCTTTTGTTCCCCTCGTAGCATCGGCCAGATCGGTTGTGGTTGGAGCACACAACCTTATCGTCGTCCGGTTATTGATTAGTTTCCGATTGTCGCTCGAAAGCGTCGAACGCGCTTGCACTTTCTTACGGTGCCGGGCCTAGCGTAACCCCGCACGTCCAACTGGTCGAATTTTGGCACGAAGATACACATACAGTTCTCCCCAAATGGATCGAAGGAAAAGGGCACCGTGCGCCGAaggtttaaatatttgaacagCGTTGTTCGCGTTGGTGATTGTAGTGTGCAAACGCCGTTGAAGAGATGTAATAATAGGGCAGATCAACAAGTGAAATCCTGAAacgtgtgtagtagtagtaccgGCCCCCCTGATACTTGTTTGAtgacaagcagcagcagattgaGTGGACGGACGTCGTGTGGCTTTTGGTGAAGATGTTGGGTGAAGTAGTGAATCCCGAAGCGAACGTTTACACCGCGGAAGAGTGTGACATCTGTCGGCCGGATAGTAACGCCGACCAGTCGCACGATACCGAGGGTGACTACATTGCACTCAAGAAGTGGGAACTAGGATTTCTTAGGGTAAGGGCTGAGCTCCGGTGGCGTTCAACGTTCTCTCATCGCTCCCTTTGCATTGTTGTAACCTTTTACAGCGCGAATGTGTTAATCTAGGGCTGGAGACGTTTTATCTTAAGTATATGGAGCGAGTGCAGCGTAGCTATCTGTCCATATTTGTAGTGCTTCAAACGTTCGTCAGTATTTCGCATGTGATCGTCATCGTGACCGGAAAACCGGTAAGTACACAGACATAGAGAGTCAGGTAGAGAGACAAACAACCCCCAATTCGGAGTCGATGGCGCCCTGTCATTCATCCCCAAATCCCAGGTGATGTGCCAGCTGCCTTGACCGAGCATTAGCGATGATCAACAAGAGACTACTGTCAGGTGGAATCAATTCATCTCCCATCAATTATTCGCCCCCAATACCTCGGTATGTAGGTCTCTGTGTGCACACTGACGCCTTGTGTGTCGTATGTGGTCAAGGATCTCTCGCTTCGCAAGCTAAGCTCCCTCCCCCACCGTCCCACACAGACTGATTTATCTAGACCGTTTATGCGAAGATGacaataattttaattgatgGTGATAACGCaccaaccaaccgaccgaccacaccaccacacggTGCATTGTTGTGTCGCTTCTACTTCGGAAGCGCCCCCTGATATCGCTCAGCGCACGCggagttgttgttgctgctgatgatgttgatgttgatgtcgGAATCGTATCGCGATAAAGACCGAAGCGCTACCGCCATTCACGCCACCATCGTTCAATTTACTGAATCATGCTGTTTATATTGGTCACCATTGGTAGCCCCCAGGTGAAGCGTCTATTAATTAGAAATGCTTGGACTAAactcttctttttctctttgcaAGCATCCAACGGCAGCGATTCATCCCGATCTCATCTGCTACCTGTTCGGTATACTGATCGTATGGATATCGCTGTTTGCCGCCTTCAAGGAGGGCCTGGTGAAGGCCTACCCATGGGTACCGTACGTTTCCTCCAGCATTGCCGTCATCACAATGATCATCACCGATCTGACGATCCCGCTGTACCACGCGGTGGTAACGTTTATCAATCCACCGCTACGACCCTCGTACGCCAGCCATACCATACTGGCGATCTACATATTTCTTCCGCTCACGGAAAACATTCACGGCATCATACTGGGCAGTGCCACGTCCCTGTGCTATCTGATCGTAATGACACTGATCACCTACCGGTTGGAGGAGAACACAGCGCTCAAGGTGATCACCGAGCTGATATACTTCATCTGTTTGAATCTATTCGGGTTGTACTTTCGGCTCATCAACGAGGTGGCAATTAGACGCACGTTTCTCGATCGTCGGGAGCTTGTGGAGGGAAATTTGCTATTAAAGTTTGCGCGTAATCAAGAGGTACGAACTCGAAAGGTAGGGAAGAGGATCTTAGATAATTGAATAATGTGCTTTTTAATTGCAGAAAGAACTACTGCTTAGCATTCTGCCAGAGCATACGGCCGAACTAATGGAGAAGGACATACGGGCAATGATTGAAAAGATGCGCAACGATCAGCACAATGCAAACCAAACGATCAATACGCAGAAGTAGGTGGTGCAGCGCTGTGAGCTTAAACCGCTTCATTCTAATAAAGTCTCTTATTTTAGCTTCTTTCGTACAGGCACTCAATGGAGATCGATTAAGTAAGTGTGAAATTTGCATGGAATGAATCGAAGCGAAGCCTTCATTTAAGCCCTTCCCTTGCAGCAAACTGTACGTGCAGAAGCATACCAACGTTACGATCCTGTACGCCGATGTTGTCAACTACACGCACATGACTACGCAGCTGCCGGTGCGTACGCTGGTGGACGTGCTGCACGAGCTGTTTGTCAAGTTCGACGAAGCGTCCAAAGAGTTCAACGTGCTGCGGATAAAGTTCCTGGGCGATTGCTACTACTGCGTGTCGGGCGTACCGGTGCGCAATAAGTATCACGCCAAAAGCTGCGTCAATTTGGGGTTGCGCATGATCAAGGATATAAGGGATGTGCGAATGTCGCGCGATCTGAACATCGACATGCGGATAGGCATCCACAGTGGCAGCATCATATCCGGGGTGATTGGGGCGTGCAAGTGGCAGTACGATATCTGGTCGAAAGACGTTATCATTGCCAACAAGATGGAGTCAACCGGAGAGGCTGGGTAGGTAAAGCCGGCTTTAAGTTGCCCCTAGTATTACAGAActcatttgtttttggtcGTCTGTAGTAAAGTGCACGTGACGATGCAGACTTTGGAGCTGCTCGATGGGGAGTACATCTTCGAGGAAGGGACACCACAGGCGAAGGAAGATCCCATCCTCGTGAAGCACAACATACAGACGTTCCTGATCGTCCCACAGCCAGGTTACGACGATGGTTCGGTAGGTGTGCGGAAGCCCCCTTTTGCACAGGCTCAAGACCATTTGCTACTACTCATAACGTTGATAGTTTTTTACCGTTCAAGAGCCCGGTCCCAGCAGTCGAATGTCGAGTGGAGTGAAGCGGAAAACGATCAAAAAAGAGCGCAGTCTAGTCACGAGGAACTTTATGCAAAACTCGATGGAAC contains:
- the LOC120898706 gene encoding laminin subunit gamma-1 isoform X1 → MTLRVRARLAALTAATVLLLLVLTTTSANENTHYLPPLECVDPYGRPQRCIPEFENAAYQLQVEATNTCGDETDTDFCVQTGYSNRKSCDVCHAGQHSPQFLTDFHDPNNPTWWQSETMFEGVQYPNQVNLTLGLGKSFDITYIRIVFHSPRPESFAIYKRVTPNGPWIPYQYYSATCRDTYGLPDSLSVMNGEDESRALCTSEYSDISPLRDGNIAFSSLEGRPSAINFDHHLELQQWVTATDIRITLDRLNTFGDEVFGDAQVLKSYFYAIADIAVGARCKCNGHASECTTSTALDGQRTRVCKCMHFTDGPDCDRCLPFYNDAPWGRATSKNVHECKPCNCNGYSTKCFFDRHLYNLTGHGGHCIDCGANRDGPNCERCKENFFMREDGYCINCGCDPVGSRSLQCNAEGRCQCKPGVTGEKCDRCDSNYFNFGPHGCQPCNCDERGSLDNTPSCDPVTGVCSCKENVEGRHCRECRLGYFNLDAENKFGCTPCFCYGHTLECTSASGYSIVSTTSNFNKHKEKWTAISDTGVPVDVKYNSHSQSIGVGANGHRTVYFLAPDRFLGDQRASYNRLFKFRLQLVGQPRVEVSPYDVVLQGGNSSISLPIFAQNQRMPSEESHEFAFRLHENPEYTWHPSNSGRGFMSILSNLTAVKIRAIYGDYGEAILDDVELQTAHRGAAGRQATWIEQCTCPEGYLGQFCESCAPGYRHNPARGGPFMPCVPCDCNKHAEICDSETGRCICQHNTAGDTCDQCAKGYYGNALGGTPYDCKRCPCPNNGACMQMAGDTVICLECPVGYFGPRCELCSDGYYGDPTGVYGSVRMCQPCDCNGNVDPNAVGNCNRTTGECLKCIHNTAGPHCDQCLPGHFGDPLAEPHGSCEECSCYPRGTEQTEKGISICDAINGNCHCKPNVIGRTCNECKNGYWNIVSGNGCESCNCDPIGSYNASCDTYSGDCFCKPGVVGKKCDKCAPAYYGFSEDGCHACDCDPSGSKGSQCNQYGQCPCNDNVEGRRCDRCKENKYDRHQGCLDCPACYNLVQDAANDHRAKLAELNQILQDIQSKPIVIDDSEFAGKLHAVQEKIDILVEDAKSGSGGGEKTLNEILRELEARLQEVQKLLDNADQSQEVTNHKISKGGYNATLANGKIQDARRQLDNAIELLQTEGNTALARAKDISGHLGNQTNQISGISREARQYADRFKAEADANMKQAQEAHKKASEALKKANDAFNQQANITKELDTSISSEIAQAREKLNTVSKLTEQALTRAREVNDEALTLFAAVNRTAPPNIDIDKIKKEANQYNREADRIAEDLANKMRDHAQLLENVGTNIELAETLLDRASLQKEDAVDALKQLKYAKEQAEKAVAEGDGTLQKANYTYQTLAGFKNQVEESSRRAEEALNLVPNIERQIVNSRDLLQRAEEALYAASRNAEDARKNAQTAQDKYAEEASKLAENIKKRANATKNTARDLHHEADQLNGRLAKTDNRLEEREAQIRKDLNLTNEAKEKVGQAQLNSNEAKSQVDKAMREVSLIMSELANLREIDVNSLDDLERRLSAAEKELEDAQLTKRLSSLVEAKNIQNQNIRSYQKELADLRLEVANIELIANSLPPGCFKRTHLEP
- the LOC120898706 gene encoding laminin subunit gamma-1 isoform X2, with product MKRSNVYLLVLLLLLLLLASGTEPFAFYTYRDRKSSANSRARYFVDSCNCNGYSTKCFFDRHLYNLTGHGGHCIDCGANRDGPNCERCKENFFMREDGYCINCGCDPVGSRSLQCNAEGRCQCKPGVTGEKCDRCDSNYFNFGPHGCQPCNCDERGSLDNTPSCDPVTGVCSCKENVEGRHCRECRLGYFNLDAENKFGCTPCFCYGHTLECTSASGYSIVSTTSNFNKHKEKWTAISDTGVPVDVKYNSHSQSIGVGANGHRTVYFLAPDRFLGDQRASYNRLFKFRLQLVGQPRVEVSPYDVVLQGGNSSISLPIFAQNQRMPSEESHEFAFRLHENPEYTWHPSNSGRGFMSILSNLTAVKIRAIYGDYGEAILDDVELQTAHRGAAGRQATWIEQCTCPEGYLGQFCESCAPGYRHNPARGGPFMPCVPCDCNKHAEICDSETGRCICQHNTAGDTCDQCAKGYYGNALGGTPYDCKRCPCPNNGACMQMAGDTVICLECPVGYFGPRCELCSDGYYGDPTGVYGSVRMCQPCDCNGNVDPNAVGNCNRTTGECLKCIHNTAGPHCDQCLPGHFGDPLAEPHGSCEECSCYPRGTEQTEKGISICDAINGNCHCKPNVIGRTCNECKNGYWNIVSGNGCESCNCDPIGSYNASCDTYSGDCFCKPGVVGKKCDKCAPAYYGFSEDGCHACDCDPSGSKGSQCNQYGQCPCNDNVEGRRCDRCKENKYDRHQGCLDCPACYNLVQDAANDHRAKLAELNQILQDIQSKPIVIDDSEFAGKLHAVQEKIDILVEDAKSGSGGGEKTLNEILRELEARLQEVQKLLDNADQSQEVTNHKISKGGYNATLANGKIQDARRQLDNAIELLQTEGNTALARAKDISGHLGNQTNQISGISREARQYADRFKAEADANMKQAQEAHKKASEALKKANDAFNQQANITKELDTSISSEIAQAREKLNTVSKLTEQALTRAREVNDEALTLFAAVNRTAPPNIDIDKIKKEANQYNREADRIAEDLANKMRDHAQLLENVGTNIELAETLLDRASLQKEDAVDALKQLKYAKEQAEKAVAEGDGTLQKANYTYQTLAGFKNQVEESSRRAEEALNLVPNIERQIVNSRDLLQRAEEALYAASRNAEDARKNAQTAQDKYAEEASKLAENIKKRANATKNTARDLHHEADQLNGRLAKTDNRLEEREAQIRKDLNLTNEAKEKVGQAQLNSNEAKSQVDKAMREVSLIMSELANLREIDVNSLDDLERRLSAAEKELEDAQLTKRLSSLVEAKNIQNQNIRSYQKELADLRLEVANIELIANSLPPGCFKRTHLEP